The genomic window ATCTGTGCCACGGAACAAGACAGCAGCCGAAGCGAGGGCTGAAGCAGTTCCCGCTGCTGCATCTGAACCAGGACGACTGCGGTCAATGGAGAAGGAAGGACGAGCTGTTTTGCTTTCAATCTCTTCAGGCGATACCCAGTAATTATGGTCGTTTTTATCTCCCACTTGAACCCACAGACGCTCAGTTTTACCTGAACTATCCATTTCATGGGCTTTTAAAAACCAGTCGGTTCCCCACTTAACAGCTTCCATTAGCTCATCAAGTTGTCCTGATTGGGCGTAAGCTTCTTTGTAATCTGCTCCACCCCATGCCAGCATAGTATTGCTAAAGGCCATTGGTTGGATGAATTTGATGTGATCTCCAGCGTCGAAGTAGCCCCCTGCTAAATCTCGTCCGACATCTTTACCGTCGTTAGTCGTAGAATCAGAGCGCCATTCTAAACGATTGTCGGCAGGTAAAGCGCCTGAACGGTTTGCTTCGAGAAACAGGAAGTTTTTCTGTAAGACTTCGCCATAGTTAAATTGTCCTTTTTGTCCCACGGGTTGACCAGGGGAATCAGGAATATTTACAGGAGAGCCTGGCGAGGTAACAGGAGCAGGTGTAAGAACATCGACTGCATCGCTAAATTCTGGATTTAAAGCTTTTTGCCCGCCGTCTTCAATAATAAAAATGGGCTTGATTGATTGTCCTGATGTCAGATTAACCTGATCGTTCTGTCCTGTGATGCTGTAGTTACCGTTGCCATTGTCGATCAGATCTACACCATATGCTGCTGTAATTTTGTAAGGTAGGCTAAAGTCTACCTGCCAGTTGTCAGCCTGGGATTCGGCTTTGAGTTCTACTTCTAGTTTGTATCCGCCTTGCCAATCTTCGATGATGGATGCTGCTGCGCTGATTTTAGATTCAGCTTCTGGTTCGGCTGGAATTATTGGTGTGGCTTCAGTCATAGCTGAACTACCAGTTACATTTAGTTCTACTGCCTGTTTTCCACCGTCTTCAATGATAAAAATGGGCTTGATTGATTGTCCTGATGTGAGGTTGACCTGATCGTTCTGCCCTGTAATGGTGTAATTACCGTTGCCGTTGTCGATCAGATCTACACCGTAAGCTGCTGTAATTTTGTAAGGTAGGCTAAAGTCAAGTTGCCAATCCTTGGCGTTTGATTTTGCCGAGAGGTCTAATTCTAGTTTGTATCCGCCTTGCCAATCTTCAACAATTTGACTCTTAGAATCAATGATTGAATTAGATTGAACATAGTTTACGGTAGAATCAGCAAACATAAATTGTGCAGCAACAGGGGCAGCTTCTCCACTATTACCTTCATCAACAATTAGAATAATTTCAGTTTTATTGCCTTTAACCATGGATTTATTCCAACCAGCTCCAGCAATGTAGGTTTTGCCACCTTCTTGAGTTAATTCAGCACCATAAATCTGATCGATTCTATAATCAGCGGGGAGATCGATGCCAATTTTCCAATTATCTGTATTGCTTAATGCTTCCAAATCAATTGCTATTCTATGCCAATTACCCCAATCGTCAGTGATTACAGACTTAAGATTAAAAGTTTCTTGATTAACTAACACTTTATTCATTGCTATCTAATAGAGTTCTTATTTTTGAATCAAAACAAATTGTTTTTTAATTTTGTTTAAATTGAAAACACAGGAAAAAACTTGAACAACTTTATTACTTCTTTATTTACTTATGAACTAACTTTATCTCTGCTTAATATGAGGTGAGTGTGAGGTAAATAACCAAAACAAGGTGATAGTGATCACCCGCTTTTTGGATCTTATGGTGTAGAGCTATTACTTTTGTAATGAAATAAAGATTTGGCAGGACTATAAGTAACGAATTCCCACCGCATCTTTAACCTATAAAAATTAATTTAATTATTTTATCTAGCATCCAATAATTAGCATCAAGCAAATTACACTAAAAGGAATTAATCCTTATAGCTATATTTTCAGTTAGCTGATAGCTAATCGTACTTTTTAAAGACTACTAGAATTCAGACTCTCTTCTTCTTCTGGGGTTTGCGGTAGGTGTAGACCACATTCTTGTTTCAAGCCCCGAAAACGGGTGTCTCTGGCGTTTTGATCATCAGCAGTAAATGGACGGCTAGAATGCCAGTCGCCGACGGTAACATAACCTCGATCGAAGAAGGGATGATAGGGCAAGTCATATTTAAGCAGATATAAGTAAATATCTTTGGCATTCCAATCTAGAATTGGATAGATTTTATAGAGATCATCTTGGCGATCAATTCTGCTTAAACCTTCACGGTGGGAAGTTTGGTCACGACGTAGCCCTGCTAGCCAAGCAGTAACGCATAATTCTTTTAAGGCGCGCTGCATCGGCTCTACTTTACGAATGCGATCGTAATGATTAAAAGCTTCCACATCTTGTTCCCAAAGCTTACCGTGAATTGCCTCCATACGCGCAGGAGACATGCTTGACTGATATACCTTGAGATTAAGCTCTAGTCTAGTAGCCAAATTCTCGGCAAACTTATAAGTTTCGGCTGGTAGATAACCCGTGTCTATCCAAATGACAGGAATCTTGGGAATAATTCTAGTCACCAAATGAAGCATTACTGCTGCTTGAATACCAAAGCTAGTAGTCATTACTAAGCCGTCACCAAAGGTTTTGGCACTCCACTCCACTATTGATGAAGCTTCTGCGTTTTCTAACTGTTGATTGACTTGAGATAGGTTGAGACTAGGTGCTTTAGCAGTGGCAGAGATCATTAACTTATATTTTCTAGACTTAGCGGATGATTTGGTGAGTAAAAACTTAATTGTGTATGGAAGCTAGGTTGGTTAGCGCGATTACACCCATTCGAGTGCGACGCAGGGCAAGCCTTTCGGGTATCCTTTAGGATATGCCCTAAAGGATATGCGAAGCGGTATACCACAAGGGTACAATGTGCTTTAGCACTAGCTTCGCGCTTCGCGATCGCCTAATTAGCTAAATTTATAATATCAAACCTAATTATTTCACGCGATGTTCTGGATTATAACGTGGTCAATCTAATTTAAAACCTACTTTTAGACTGTCTCAAGAAAACCAGCTACTTAACCAAATAGCGATCGTGCTTAAGCTGACTCCGATCACTACCGCTACAGGCAAAATAACACCTGTCCCAGTCATTTTGACTATGGGAATCGAGATTGCCATCATTCCTGTAGCTAAACTCCAAATAATTGCTGTACTGCCAATCTTTACGCCTTGTCCTTCCATCATTTTTACTCAGAATTTTAAATTCGCTTTATTTTATTAAGTCACATATCAACTTAACTAGGCTAAGTTTTATTTTAATTTTTAAATAAAGGTTTTAACAACACTTATCAACACAGATCAACTAATTAGAATGACTATGGGGAATTTTACCGACCATTCCTGCCTGCGACGAGTTAATCAATGGTTGATGTGATTCAATTAGAAGCAATAGAGACTTAAATCTATAGGCATTTAATTAGTGGCGATCGCTTTAGAGGACAGACAAAGTTATATTATTTCGACTTGGTAATTGTCTATCATTATTGGTTAATTTATTTGACCTTGGGAAAATAATCTGGAAGGCTGGTTATTCGTGCTTGTTGTCTTTCAAAAATGATTACAGGAATTACTTTATTTAATACAGCATTTGTAATACCATCCCGCATTTTTTTGAAGAATTTGTTGTCAGGCACTGTTGCTATAAATTTATCAACCGTACTTACTTGATGGATGTAGTTTTCACCATTTTCCTTAATAGTAATGATTGCGTTTGAGCCATTATCTTCAATAGTTAGATACTGTTCTTTAATTAATTCCTGATTTTGTCTGAGATATTCTTCAACTTTCATTTTATGGTTAAGTATAGTAATAATATACTATTTCTTCATCTAGTAAATTTTAGCGTACAGTTATTTTAGAACATACTTAGAAAGCAGGATGCAGCTATAGCCGTACAAAGTTAGATTAGGACATTAATAGTAATTGGCTCGTAAGTAGCGCGAAATTCCGTTGCCCTAAAGGACTAGCTTCGCGTCGCGCGGGTTCCCCGCGTTGAGGAAATTTCGTAAGAAGGAAATAGGAAATAGAAAATAGGAAATAAAAAATAGTATTTCAAAGATGTTTTAAAATTGTTACGTAGAGCTATATATTTTGCCCTGACTAAATCATTGCAGGAATTTGTCCAGTAATTTCAATCTTGGCGATCGCCCACTGAGTTAAAATATCAATCAAGTTGAGCTAAAAAAATATCTTTATAGCTACTCAGAAGATCATAGTTTTTGATTTTATCGGTATTTGTTTTTCCCAAGCAAAATCCAGATGACAATTATTTGCGATCGCTGAGTCAGGAGTGAAAAGTTTGCCTGCTATCATTAAGCTTATTTATGTATTTAAAATTAAAAAGCAATCGATGCGGATAGCGAGACTCGAACTCTTGGTGTAAATGCCTGTTAACGCTTTTTCGCTATCTCAAAAGCTTACTCACTAACGTTTAGAAAGCAAAGTGAGTAAAAAGTGAGTAAGGATTACGCAAAAGAAACTGGTTACGAAAGTTTACTATCTGACTTTAAGAGATATCAGAAGGAAACGCCTAGAGGCGTAGGTATGACCCGTAAAGGGCAAAATATCTATTTGCAGTTTAAGACTCCTAATACAGCAAGGAAGCCTTACGCCTGTGGATGTACCTTTACCTTGGATGGAATGGTAGAGGCTTTGAGTAAGTCCAAGAAAGTAGCAGAAGCTCTAAAATCTCTTATCTCTGAGGTTGAATTCTGGGACTGGTACGATAAGGAGATTAAACAAGAGAGTCGGCTGGTAGATGACCAGGTAACTTTTGGTGAAGCGATCGCAAAAGTAGAAGACGACTTTTGGAGTAGACCTGACAGAAGGAAAAGAGAACGAGATAGGAACAATCCTAGTGATCAATCAAGCTTATACGACACATACCAACGGTTTTACAAGTTTCTCCCTCACGATAAGCAAGTAAATCTGTCTGACATTCAAAAAGTAATTGAAAGATGGGATAAAGGTACAAAGACCTACAAAGGCGTAACGTCTGCAATGAAAAAGCTAGTAAGCCTTAACCGAAGACAAGATATTCATGAAGAATTGAATCAAATAAACATTGTTCAAACTAAATTCATGGAACTTCAATCAATTGACCTTGAAACTTTTCTGAAATGGCGAGATGAAACACTGGGAATAACAAAAAGCTTGCACAAGAACAGTCACCTAGATGTACGCAAGGCTTGGATGTGGGTATTTTCTACTCAAATAGTTTACGGACTAAGGATAAGTGAAGTTTTTGCGATCGCAAATTTGTTTGAACCCTATGTTACAAAAGACAAAGTACCTATTCCTGCACTAAACGACCTGAACGACACAAAAAATTTAATAGTTATTGCTGACGAAACAGCACTAGGAACTACAACTAAAACAGGTTTTAGAATAGCTTGTCCTCAGATACCTCCTAAATATCCTGACCTGATGGAAAGGCTTGATATCAAAAATCCTTTGTTACCTACCAATAAACCTAAAAGCAAGAGTTTTGATACTATCCGAAAGTTTTACTGTAACAAAGCTGGCGAACAATTAAGGCGCTGGGATGCTCCTTTTACTCAAACACATGCAGACAGAAATCTTGGCAACATTAACGGTATGCAAGCTGGAATTCCTTTAGAGATTAGAAGTATGTCACTTGGTCATACCCCTGCTCAAAATGATAGCGGATACAAAAAGAGAATAAGCACTCAAACAACAATCGACCTGCTGCTTAACTCAAATCAAAATGCGATCGA from Pleurocapsa minor HA4230-MV1 includes these protein-coding regions:
- a CDS encoding glycoside hydrolase family 9 protein, whose protein sequence is MNKVLVNQETFNLKSVITDDWGNWHRIAIDLEALSNTDNWKIGIDLPADYRIDQIYGAELTQEGGKTYIAGAGWNKSMVKGNKTEIILIVDEGNSGEAAPVAAQFMFADSTVNYVQSNSIIDSKSQIVEDWQGGYKLELDLSAKSNAKDWQLDFSLPYKITAAYGVDLIDNGNGNYTITGQNDQVNLTSGQSIKPIFIIEDGGKQAVELNVTGSSAMTEATPIIPAEPEAESKISAAASIIEDWQGGYKLEVELKAESQADNWQVDFSLPYKITAAYGVDLIDNGNGNYSITGQNDQVNLTSGQSIKPIFIIEDGGQKALNPEFSDAVDVLTPAPVTSPGSPVNIPDSPGQPVGQKGQFNYGEVLQKNFLFLEANRSGALPADNRLEWRSDSTTNDGKDVGRDLAGGYFDAGDHIKFIQPMAFSNTMLAWGGADYKEAYAQSGQLDELMEAVKWGTDWFLKAHEMDSSGKTERLWVQVGDKNDHNYWVSPEEIESKTARPSFSIDRSRPGSDAAAGTASALASAAVLFRGTDDAYADELVKNAVALYEFAETYKGKYSDSVPQASPFYTSWSGYGDELALGGAWLYRATGDSKYLSKAENYFKNEVGGLGDWSYATDDHSYGAATLLAQESSDPFFKQQTKNWLDTWVEGRGSVKYTSGGFAHRANWASVPLNMSAAFAAEWYNDNVEANSKYSNFALTQVDYVLGDNPAKFSYVVGFGDNYAQRTHHRGSADTAPLDGSDRPNDHLLYGAVVGGPGAADDFSHNDRRDDWVTNEVGTSYNAPFAGAAIQQYENLGGDPLSESQLDQLIGVDANGTGF
- a CDS encoding phosphoadenylyl-sulfate reductase encodes the protein MISATAKAPSLNLSQVNQQLENAEASSIVEWSAKTFGDGLVMTTSFGIQAAVMLHLVTRIIPKIPVIWIDTGYLPAETYKFAENLATRLELNLKVYQSSMSPARMEAIHGKLWEQDVEAFNHYDRIRKVEPMQRALKELCVTAWLAGLRRDQTSHREGLSRIDRQDDLYKIYPILDWNAKDIYLYLLKYDLPYHPFFDRGYVTVGDWHSSRPFTADDQNARDTRFRGLKQECGLHLPQTPEEEESLNSSSL